One Halorientalis litorea DNA segment encodes these proteins:
- a CDS encoding metal-dependent hydrolase, translating to MNKDGHVLNAVLLSIGLGYILEPSGDVATFVTIIEVSIPVTLGALFPDVDTAFGKHRKTLHNLPVLALFMSFPAVFGNLQYVWIGVLTHYVLDIVGSRRGIALFYPWSREFGLPAGVTTSSKYASAVTVAVTGLELAVAAVVVFYAPQYLPQNVVEGSLTLLGF from the coding sequence ATGAACAAAGACGGACACGTCCTCAACGCGGTGCTGTTGAGCATCGGCCTCGGCTACATCCTCGAACCGTCGGGCGACGTGGCCACGTTCGTGACCATCATCGAGGTGTCGATTCCCGTCACGCTCGGCGCGCTGTTCCCGGACGTGGACACCGCCTTCGGGAAACATCGGAAGACGCTCCACAACCTCCCGGTGCTGGCACTCTTCATGTCGTTCCCGGCCGTCTTCGGGAACCTCCAGTACGTCTGGATCGGTGTCCTCACGCACTACGTCCTCGACATCGTCGGCAGTCGGCGCGGCATCGCCCTGTTTTACCCGTGGAGCAGGGAGTTCGGCCTGCCGGCGGGCGTCACGACGAGCAGCAAGTACGCGAGTGCCGTCACGGTCGCCGTGACAGGTCTCGAACTCGCCGTGGCTGCAGTCGTCGTCTTCTACGCCCCTCAGTACCTCCCGCAGAACGTCGTCGAGGGGAGTCTGACGTTACTGGGATTCTAG
- a CDS encoding transcription elongation factor Spt5, with protein MGIYAVKTTASQERTVADMIMNREEPSIHAALAPDSLTSYVMVEADDEAVFERIADEIPHMRGVVPGESSLAEVEHFLSPKPDVEGIAEGDIVELVAGPFKGEKAQVQRIDEGKDQVTVELYEATVPIPVTVRGDQIRVLDSEER; from the coding sequence ATGGGTATCTACGCAGTCAAGACAACGGCCAGCCAAGAACGCACCGTCGCGGACATGATTATGAACCGCGAGGAGCCGTCGATTCACGCGGCCCTCGCGCCCGACAGCCTGACCAGTTACGTGATGGTCGAGGCTGACGACGAGGCGGTGTTCGAGCGCATTGCCGACGAGATTCCCCACATGCGCGGCGTCGTCCCCGGCGAGAGTTCGCTCGCGGAAGTCGAGCACTTCCTCTCGCCGAAACCAGACGTGGAGGGCATCGCCGAAGGGGACATCGTGGAACTCGTCGCCGGACCGTTCAAAGGCGAGAAAGCGCAAGTCCAGCGCATCGACGAGGGCAAGGACCAAGTGACAGTCGAACTGTACGAGGCGACGGTCCCGATTCCCGTCACCGTGCGCGGAGACCAGATTCGGGTGCTGGATAGTGAGGAGCGGTAG
- a CDS encoding DUF7565 family protein — translation MPHWECAIAGDGEQFERVEDLIVHQATDHERVECAVCGTVLPDGYFAIRHAFDEHTRAEYVRAYDAASDEVRQREQVKEAIESEADIKEVIDRLEGNGSGV, via the coding sequence ATGCCACACTGGGAGTGCGCGATTGCGGGCGACGGGGAGCAGTTCGAGCGCGTCGAGGACCTCATCGTCCACCAAGCGACCGACCACGAGCGCGTCGAGTGTGCGGTCTGTGGGACCGTCCTCCCGGACGGCTACTTCGCCATCCGGCACGCCTTCGACGAACACACCCGCGCCGAGTACGTCCGTGCCTACGACGCCGCGAGCGACGAAGTGCGCCAGCGCGAACAGGTCAAAGAAGCCATCGAGAGCGAAGCAGACATCAAAGAAGTCATCGACCGTCTCGAAGGGAACGGCAGCGGTGTCTAA
- a CDS encoding protein translocase SEC61 complex subunit gamma translates to MQVPYDLTSYVRVLKLASTPSWEEFSQVAKIAGAGIVLVGLLGFIIFVIMSFIPA, encoded by the coding sequence ATGCAAGTACCGTACGACCTCACGTCCTACGTCAGGGTGCTGAAACTCGCCAGCACGCCGTCGTGGGAAGAGTTCTCGCAAGTCGCCAAAATCGCGGGCGCGGGTATCGTCCTCGTCGGCTTGCTGGGGTTCATCATCTTCGTCATCATGAGTTTCATCCCCGCCTGA
- a CDS encoding PHP domain-containing protein codes for MHVKVLDESVVRRAKQRGLDALVYAPHFTRLPDIRETARRFSDDELLVVPARELFTGTWRTRKHVLAVGLSDPIPDFLTLAGVMEELRRQDAAVLVPHPEFLTVSLDIADIRQYRETLDGVEVYNPKHWARHNDRAREIARETGLPAFGSSYAHLPRTVGEVWTAFAETPADEEAFVDLLRDGAPRRVFHRDGPTHGMRCAAEFAHLGWENTYKKFDRIYLQGTEPTHPEHIFYDGRFGDVRA; via the coding sequence ATGCACGTGAAGGTTCTCGACGAGTCGGTGGTCCGCCGGGCGAAACAACGGGGATTGGACGCGCTGGTGTACGCGCCCCACTTCACCCGCCTGCCGGACATTCGCGAGACTGCACGGCGGTTCTCCGACGACGAGTTGCTCGTCGTTCCAGCCCGTGAACTGTTCACCGGGACGTGGCGGACGCGCAAACACGTCCTCGCGGTCGGACTCTCGGACCCGATTCCCGACTTCCTCACGCTGGCCGGGGTGATGGAAGAACTCCGCCGACAGGACGCCGCCGTCCTCGTCCCGCACCCCGAGTTCCTCACGGTTAGTCTCGACATCGCCGATATCAGACAGTACCGGGAGACGTTGGACGGAGTGGAGGTGTACAACCCGAAACACTGGGCGCGACACAACGACCGGGCGCGCGAGATAGCCCGCGAGACGGGACTCCCGGCCTTCGGGTCCTCGTACGCGCACCTTCCGCGAACCGTCGGCGAGGTGTGGACTGCGTTCGCCGAGACGCCCGCGGACGAGGAGGCGTTCGTCGACCTCCTCAGGGACGGCGCGCCACGGCGAGTCTTCCACCGGGACGGCCCGACACACGGGATGCGGTGTGCCGCCGAGTTCGCCCACCTCGGCTGGGAGAACACGTACAAGAAGTTCGACCGAATCTATCTACAGGGAACCGAGCCGACCCACCCAGAACACATCTTTTACGACGGCCGGTTCGGCGACGTTCGGGCCTAG
- the ftsZ gene encoding cell division protein FtsZ, with the protein MDSIIDDAMEDAEAEREQSGRDEATDGSGTAAAEDVSTSGQMTDEELASVVKDLETKITVVGCGGAGGNTVTRMMEEGIHGAKLVAANTDAQHLADEVKADTKILIGKKRTGGRGAGSVPKIGEEAAQENIEDIQQSIDGSDMVFVTAGLGGGTGTGAAPVVAQAAQEAGALTISIVTIPFTAEGERRRANADAGLERLRAVSDTVIVVPNDRLLDYAPSMPLQDAFKICDRVLMRSVKGMTELITKPGLVNVDFADVRTIMENGGVAMIGLGESDSENKAQDSIRSALRSPLLDVEFDGANSALVNVVGGPDMAIEEAEGVVEEIYDRIDPDARIIWGASVNDDFEGKMETMIVVTGVESPQIYGQNETEAEQAAQNLGDDIDYVE; encoded by the coding sequence ATGGATTCGATTATCGACGACGCAATGGAGGACGCCGAAGCGGAGCGCGAGCAGTCGGGGAGAGACGAGGCGACGGACGGGAGCGGAACGGCTGCAGCGGAGGACGTCTCCACGTCCGGACAGATGACGGACGAGGAACTCGCCAGCGTCGTCAAAGACCTCGAGACGAAAATCACCGTCGTGGGGTGTGGCGGTGCGGGTGGGAACACGGTCACGCGGATGATGGAGGAGGGCATCCACGGGGCGAAACTCGTCGCCGCCAACACCGACGCCCAGCACCTCGCCGACGAGGTGAAAGCCGACACCAAGATTCTCATCGGGAAGAAACGCACCGGCGGACGCGGTGCGGGGTCGGTCCCCAAAATCGGCGAAGAGGCCGCACAGGAGAACATCGAGGACATCCAGCAGTCTATCGACGGCTCCGACATGGTGTTCGTCACTGCCGGTCTCGGCGGCGGGACGGGGACGGGTGCGGCCCCCGTCGTCGCACAGGCCGCACAGGAGGCCGGGGCACTCACTATCTCTATCGTCACTATCCCGTTCACTGCGGAAGGTGAACGCCGTCGTGCCAACGCCGACGCCGGGCTGGAACGACTGCGCGCAGTCTCCGACACGGTCATCGTCGTGCCGAACGACCGTCTGCTGGACTACGCCCCTTCGATGCCCCTGCAGGACGCGTTCAAAATCTGTGACCGCGTGTTGATGCGCTCGGTCAAGGGCATGACGGAACTCATCACCAAGCCCGGACTGGTCAACGTGGACTTCGCCGACGTTCGCACCATCATGGAGAACGGCGGCGTCGCGATGATAGGGTTGGGCGAGAGCGATTCCGAGAACAAGGCTCAGGACTCGATTCGGTCGGCACTGCGCTCGCCGCTGTTGGACGTGGAGTTCGACGGCGCGAACTCCGCGCTGGTCAACGTCGTCGGCGGTCCCGACATGGCAATCGAGGAGGCCGAAGGCGTCGTCGAGGAGATTTACGACCGCATCGACCCGGACGCCCGCATCATCTGGGGGGCGTCGGTCAACGACGACTTCGAGGGCAAGATGGAGACGATGATCGTCGTCACCGGCGTCGAGAGCCCCCAGATATACGGGCAGAACGAAACCGAGGCCGAACAGGCCGCCCAGAACCTCGGCGACGACATCGACTACGTGGAGTAA